From a region of the Candidatus Manganitrophaceae bacterium genome:
- a CDS encoding formylglycine-generating enzyme family protein, which yields MAALLWCSNPRVVTLRSGSPFLAPYPEKNMSMLKRFGRAIDWEEQRQKLKPRIFLIIVLFALLGACFSRPPEGMVAIPAGEFIMGTDEVDESNFAAEQGIVKPWFVDEGPSHKIFLPLYYIDQHEVTNAEYAEYVLAEKVDPPPYWEKGRYPQGGDHFPVVMVSWGEAQDYCRSKEGHLPSEAEWEKAARGVDGRPYPWGTEFDIQKVNVGGSSQDLKPVGSYVAGKSPYEVFDMIGNAWEWTADWYQPYPGSKHKSKDYGRRIKVLRGNSWSSIGHFPEEIHSELVKHHSTVTFRLFAPPDATINDVGFRCVRPS from the coding sequence ATGGCGGCGTTGCTGTGGTGCTCGAATCCTCGCGTAGTAACACTACGCTCCGGTTCTCCGTTCCTCGCGCCTTACCCCGAGAAAAATATGAGCATGCTGAAGCGTTTTGGTCGCGCCATTGACTGGGAAGAACAGAGGCAGAAATTGAAACCGAGAATATTCCTCATCATTGTCCTCTTCGCCCTGCTGGGGGCCTGTTTCAGCCGCCCGCCGGAGGGGATGGTCGCCATTCCGGCCGGAGAATTCATCATGGGGACCGATGAGGTAGATGAATCGAACTTTGCGGCAGAGCAAGGCATTGTCAAACCCTGGTTTGTCGACGAAGGCCCCTCCCACAAAATATTTCTTCCCCTTTACTATATCGACCAACATGAGGTGACGAACGCGGAATATGCCGAATATGTCCTTGCCGAGAAAGTTGACCCTCCGCCCTACTGGGAAAAGGGACGCTACCCGCAAGGGGGTGATCACTTCCCCGTGGTCATGGTCAGCTGGGGAGAGGCACAAGACTACTGTCGTTCAAAAGAGGGACACCTTCCGAGCGAAGCCGAATGGGAAAAAGCCGCGAGAGGGGTAGATGGAAGACCCTATCCCTGGGGAACGGAATTCGATATTCAAAAAGTGAATGTCGGGGGGTCGTCACAAGATCTCAAGCCCGTCGGGAGCTATGTTGCAGGAAAGAGCCCTTATGAGGTCTTTGACATGATCGGAAACGCGTGGGAATGGACCGCCGACTGGTATCAGCCTTACCCCGGAAGCAAGCACAAGAGCAAGGACTATGGAAGACGAATCAAGGTACTCCGGGGAAATTCCTGGTCGAGCATTGGACACTTTCCGGAAGAAATCCATAGCGAGCTGGTTAAACATCACTCCACGGTCACCTTTCGACTCTTTGCGCCCCCAGATGCAACCATTAACGACGTCGGCTTTCGATGCGTTCGACCCAGTTAA
- a CDS encoding anthranilate synthase component I family protein, which yields MRSTQLNHTRTDFDRSPIKSKSKLESLKHWPLPLVRTVQAQGLHPVDTLQKGRWEEAFFLLDGSAGGWFDGRYSLLGGSPFARFQSKGDSSRFTTLHPEKKESTSSNENPLLHLQHWLDQFRPRVEADRPFSEIPFLDGGVVGFFSYELVRQFETLPPPEAEDPDLPDIDLLFLNLFVIFDHAQDSLHVIYNPAPEMILGQTREKVYQEGREKIDRVCEGLAGPTPQDKLEGPTFPSQGRTGCSPERYMEMVRQAKAYISAGDIFQANLSHCLSFQDSHTSLLEVYRQLWKINPSPFSAYLDLGIIQIASGSPERLVRVRKSLHGDIVETRPIAGTRPRGRTSLQDQQMIKALYGSEKERAEHLMLIDLARNDLGKICRYGSVTVDTMMTLEKYSHVFHLVSNITGTLVPGTTPLQVLKALFPGGTITGVPKIRCMEIIAELEKRARGIYTGAIGYIGFGGEMDLNIAIRTWVRTKDQISMQVGAGIVADSIPELEYQETLQKAAALMKALGTN from the coding sequence ATGCGTTCGACCCAGTTAAATCACACCCGAACCGATTTTGATCGTTCCCCCATTAAATCAAAGAGCAAATTGGAGTCGTTGAAGCACTGGCCCCTCCCACTTGTCAGAACAGTTCAAGCCCAGGGTCTTCATCCGGTCGACACTCTTCAAAAGGGAAGATGGGAAGAGGCTTTCTTTCTCCTTGATGGCTCCGCGGGGGGTTGGTTTGACGGCCGATACTCTCTTTTGGGGGGCTCCCCTTTTGCCCGCTTTCAAAGCAAGGGAGATTCCAGCCGCTTCACCACACTCCATCCCGAAAAAAAGGAGTCGACATCCTCCAATGAAAATCCCTTGCTTCACCTACAGCACTGGCTTGACCAATTTAGACCCAGAGTGGAAGCAGATCGCCCTTTTTCAGAAATCCCCTTTCTCGATGGAGGGGTCGTTGGCTTTTTTAGCTATGAACTCGTCCGGCAGTTTGAAACCCTCCCGCCGCCGGAAGCGGAAGATCCGGATCTCCCGGATATCGACCTCCTTTTCTTAAATCTATTCGTCATCTTCGATCATGCACAGGATTCTCTTCACGTGATATACAATCCGGCCCCAGAGATGATCCTAGGACAAACCCGTGAAAAAGTTTATCAGGAAGGCCGGGAGAAAATAGACAGGGTCTGTGAGGGTCTGGCCGGGCCGACACCACAGGACAAGCTTGAAGGCCCCACCTTCCCCTCACAGGGCAGAACGGGCTGTTCTCCGGAAAGATACATGGAGATGGTCCGGCAAGCAAAGGCCTATATTTCGGCAGGCGACATTTTTCAGGCCAATCTCTCTCATTGCCTTAGTTTTCAGGACTCCCACACCTCCCTCTTAGAGGTATACAGACAACTCTGGAAGATTAATCCCTCCCCTTTTTCAGCCTACCTTGATCTGGGAATAATCCAGATCGCCTCAGGATCTCCGGAAAGACTGGTACGGGTCAGGAAATCCCTCCATGGTGATATCGTCGAGACGCGGCCCATTGCAGGGACGCGGCCCCGAGGTCGGACCTCTCTTCAGGACCAACAAATGATCAAGGCGCTTTACGGCAGTGAAAAGGAACGGGCGGAACACTTGATGCTCATCGACCTGGCGCGGAACGATCTCGGAAAGATCTGCCGATATGGCTCGGTCACTGTCGACACCATGATGACCCTGGAAAAATACTCCCATGTCTTTCATCTCGTTTCCAATATCACCGGGACTCTGGTTCCAGGAACCACGCCGCTTCAAGTCCTGAAAGCCCTTTTCCCGGGAGGCACCATTACAGGGGTCCCAAAAATCCGGTGTATGGAAATCATTGCAGAGTTGGAAAAACGCGCGAGAGGAATCTATACCGGCGCGATCGGCTATATCGGATTTGGAGGAGAGATGGATCTGAACATTGCAATTCGTACCTGGGTGCGGACGAAAGATCAGATCTCCATGCAGGTCGGTGCGGGAATTGTCGCTGATTCCATTCCCGAACTGGAATATCAAGAAACGCTTCAGAAAGCAGCAGCCTTGATGAAGGCCTTAGGGACCAACTGA
- a CDS encoding branched-chain amino acid aminotransferase (catalyzes the transamination of the branched-chain amino acids to their respective alpha-keto acids) — MWIYLNDRFVPEEEAKVSIFDHGFLYGDGLFETVRAYSGRIFALSEHLDRLSHSADRLEILLPPRASLETLLYETLRQNQLNNAMLRLTITRGEAGIGLAPNSRPKAKTTLVITPRLFDGYAAEYYKNGVSAAIVSVRRNSPDALDPALKSLSFLNNVMAKIEATKKGAFEGIFLDLKGRLSEGTTSNLFWLQDGVIKTPAARASILEGITRGVVLGLAKKTGISLKKGCYLPEELLGAEEAFLTNTGLELMPLTKVNGKKIGTGLPGGMTRRLHQAFKEVVGLGACRT, encoded by the coding sequence ATGTGGATTTACCTGAACGATCGCTTTGTCCCTGAAGAAGAGGCAAAGGTCTCCATTTTCGATCATGGCTTTCTCTATGGAGATGGTCTGTTTGAGACGGTCCGGGCTTACTCTGGGCGAATCTTTGCCCTCTCAGAACATCTGGACAGGCTATCGCACTCCGCAGACCGCCTGGAAATTTTACTTCCCCCTCGCGCATCGCTCGAGACCCTTCTGTATGAAACACTCAGACAAAACCAACTCAACAATGCCATGCTCCGCCTCACGATCACTCGGGGCGAAGCGGGCATAGGCCTCGCCCCGAATTCCAGGCCTAAGGCCAAAACAACCCTGGTGATTACACCCCGCCTGTTTGACGGATATGCTGCTGAATACTATAAAAATGGAGTCAGCGCGGCCATCGTCTCAGTGCGCCGGAATTCACCCGATGCATTGGACCCCGCACTAAAATCCTTGAGTTTTCTAAACAACGTCATGGCAAAAATAGAGGCAACTAAGAAGGGGGCTTTTGAAGGGATCTTCCTCGACCTGAAAGGACGCCTTTCGGAAGGAACAACGAGCAATCTCTTTTGGCTTCAGGATGGCGTGATCAAAACCCCCGCGGCCAGGGCGTCTATTTTAGAGGGAATCACGCGCGGTGTGGTTCTTGGTCTGGCAAAAAAGACGGGGATTTCCCTAAAAAAAGGCTGTTACCTCCCTGAAGAGCTTCTCGGCGCCGAGGAGGCTTTCTTAACGAACACCGGTCTGGAACTGATGCCCTTGACAAAGGTCAACGGGAAAAAGATCGGGACAGGCTTACCAGGCGGGATGACACGCAGGCTCCATCAGGCATTCAAGGAGGTGGTTGGCTTAGGAGCCTGTCGGACTTAG
- a CDS encoding HlyC/CorC family transporter, protein MLFEFTLILVLILANGFFSSAEIAVIAARKSNIKRLTEAGNPHAGYVQQLQANPEPFLATVQIGVTLLGSAAAAIGGITAVGSIKPFIDKIPFLQSSSEFISVFLVVIGISYFSLVLGELVPKSLALKYPDQIALALAKPVNLLAKILRPFVRVLTASTRIFLGSEGGRIVSGSYISEDEIKLMLKEGREKGVFDETEQELIHSVFEFTDTSVKEVMVPRPKILSIQIDTPSQEVLEYVTENNFSRYPVFKTNLNEISGILYFKDLLDILHRGKPVVVKDLLHPPYFVPETMQVSVLLKEMQRRRTQLAIVVNEYGSVEGLVTMEDIIEEIVGEIQDEFDTEDRPVERMKDGSWVVDASLNVRDLRGEYGFPVPESADYETLGGFVLSQLQGMPKGGENIRYGEYKFTVVDIDGRRISKLKVEKKPVREKASPKA, encoded by the coding sequence ATGCTGTTTGAATTTACGCTGATCCTTGTCCTTATTTTGGCGAACGGGTTTTTTTCTTCGGCGGAAATTGCGGTCATCGCCGCTCGAAAAAGCAACATTAAGCGTTTGACTGAGGCGGGGAATCCCCACGCAGGGTATGTGCAACAGCTCCAGGCCAATCCGGAGCCTTTTTTGGCGACGGTTCAGATCGGAGTGACCCTCCTCGGATCGGCGGCTGCGGCCATTGGCGGTATCACCGCGGTCGGGTCAATTAAGCCTTTTATCGATAAGATTCCCTTCTTGCAATCGTCCAGTGAGTTTATTTCGGTATTTCTGGTTGTGATCGGAATTTCCTACTTCTCCCTTGTTCTGGGTGAACTGGTCCCAAAGTCCCTGGCCCTGAAATATCCTGACCAGATTGCCTTGGCGCTTGCAAAACCAGTGAACCTTCTTGCCAAGATATTGCGCCCCTTTGTCCGCGTGCTGACGGCTTCAACTCGGATTTTTTTAGGCTCGGAGGGAGGGAGGATTGTTTCTGGAAGTTATATCTCAGAAGATGAAATCAAGCTGATGTTAAAAGAGGGGAGGGAAAAAGGGGTCTTTGACGAGACGGAACAGGAGTTGATCCACAGTGTATTTGAGTTTACGGATACCTCGGTCAAGGAAGTCATGGTTCCGAGACCGAAGATTCTTTCCATCCAGATCGACACCCCTTCTCAGGAAGTTCTGGAATACGTCACCGAGAATAACTTTTCCAGATACCCTGTGTTTAAAACCAACCTGAATGAAATTTCCGGGATCCTTTATTTTAAGGACTTACTCGATATCCTGCACCGCGGCAAACCGGTGGTTGTGAAAGACCTTCTTCACCCGCCCTATTTTGTTCCGGAGACAATGCAGGTCAGCGTCCTTCTTAAAGAGATGCAGCGGAGGAGAACTCAGCTCGCGATTGTCGTTAATGAGTATGGCAGTGTCGAGGGATTGGTCACGATGGAAGACATCATCGAAGAGATTGTTGGGGAGATTCAGGACGAGTTTGATACGGAAGACCGCCCTGTAGAGCGTATGAAAGACGGGTCATGGGTTGTCGATGCTTCTCTGAATGTAAGAGATTTGAGAGGCGAATATGGTTTTCCCGTCCCGGAGTCTGCTGACTACGAGACCTTGGGTGGATTTGTTCTTTCTCAGCTTCAGGGCATGCCAAAGGGGGGAGAGAATATTCGCTATGGGGAGTACAAATTTACCGTTGTCGACATAGACGGTCGGCGTATCTCGAAATTGAAGGTCGAAAAAAAGCCTGTCAGGGAGAAGGCCTCCCCCAAGGCTTAG